A stretch of Caenibius tardaugens NBRC 16725 DNA encodes these proteins:
- a CDS encoding ribonuclease J: protein MKKDFTPENELLFLALGGSGEIGMNVNLYGCDGKWLMVDLGMSFGSNEYPGTELVFADLEFIEERRADLVGIVLTHGHEDHIGAVPYFAAELGVPLYATPFTADLIRHKLAETGNAGEVELNVIDTQDSFALGPFDITYVPLAHSIAEGNALVIDTPYGRVFHTGDWKLDEEPIIGEPASEDELTELGDSGILALVCDSTNVFNPQPSGSEGAVYKGLLEEVRRHTGRRVLVTTFASNVARLQTLGDVARATGRQLCVAGRSLDRIIEVGQANGYLQNFPDTIDFAKAMDLPRGNVLIIATGGQGEARAALARIAEDTHQISLESGDVVLFSSRQIPGNELAIGRVQNRLAERGVVMVTDRQSEIHVSGHPGRPELQALYSWLRPEILIPVHGEIRHMQEQARLGLSSGIAKAVFQKNGDIVRLAPGKPGKLAEVRTGRLILDGDIIIPADGEAITMRRRLARDGIAIVVLDHKAKAQVTGIGLPLDEDYAEFVTEAEADVEAALARLKGGQRKDREAVIEAARLAARRAAQRWSGKKPQVKVVLTEGLLP from the coding sequence GTGAAGAAGGACTTCACACCAGAAAACGAACTGCTTTTCCTCGCTCTCGGTGGTTCGGGCGAGATCGGTATGAACGTCAACCTTTACGGTTGCGATGGCAAGTGGCTCATGGTCGATCTGGGCATGAGTTTCGGCAGCAACGAATATCCCGGAACCGAACTGGTTTTTGCTGACCTCGAATTTATCGAGGAACGACGGGCCGATCTCGTCGGCATCGTGCTGACGCATGGGCACGAAGATCATATCGGCGCAGTGCCTTATTTCGCGGCAGAACTGGGCGTTCCTCTCTATGCAACGCCGTTCACTGCCGATCTGATCCGCCACAAACTGGCGGAAACGGGCAATGCAGGCGAAGTCGAACTGAATGTTATCGACACGCAGGACAGTTTCGCGCTTGGTCCGTTCGACATCACTTATGTGCCGCTGGCCCACTCGATCGCGGAAGGGAATGCCCTTGTGATCGATACGCCGTACGGGCGGGTGTTCCACACGGGTGACTGGAAGCTGGATGAGGAACCGATCATCGGGGAACCCGCCAGCGAGGATGAACTGACCGAACTGGGCGATAGCGGCATCCTTGCGCTCGTCTGCGATTCCACCAATGTGTTCAATCCACAGCCATCCGGTTCGGAAGGTGCGGTGTACAAGGGCTTGCTCGAGGAGGTGCGGCGGCATACGGGGCGCCGCGTGCTCGTCACGACATTTGCCTCCAATGTGGCGCGACTGCAGACGCTGGGCGATGTTGCCCGGGCCACGGGGCGCCAACTGTGTGTGGCCGGGCGTTCGCTCGACCGGATCATCGAAGTCGGTCAGGCCAATGGCTATCTGCAGAACTTTCCTGATACGATCGACTTCGCCAAAGCGATGGATTTGCCACGTGGGAATGTCCTGATTATCGCGACGGGCGGGCAGGGGGAAGCACGCGCTGCGTTGGCCCGGATCGCGGAGGATACCCACCAGATCAGTCTGGAATCAGGCGATGTGGTCCTGTTTTCTAGCCGCCAGATCCCCGGGAACGAACTGGCCATCGGGCGTGTCCAGAACCGCTTGGCGGAACGCGGCGTGGTGATGGTGACCGACCGGCAGAGTGAAATCCATGTCTCGGGACATCCGGGGCGACCGGAATTGCAAGCGCTGTACAGTTGGTTGCGGCCGGAAATCCTCATTCCAGTGCATGGCGAGATCCGTCATATGCAGGAACAGGCCCGGCTTGGCCTTTCCAGTGGCATTGCGAAAGCGGTGTTCCAGAAAAACGGCGATATTGTCCGGCTTGCACCAGGCAAACCCGGAAAACTCGCCGAAGTGCGGACAGGGCGGCTCATTCTCGATGGCGATATCATCATCCCGGCGGATGGCGAGGCGATCACCATGCGCCGTCGTCTGGCCCGGGATGGGATTGCCATCGTTGTGCTCGATCACAAGGCAAAGGCGCAAGTGACGGGTATCGGCCTGCCGCTTGATGAAGACTATGCGGAATTCGTGACCGAGGCAGAAGCCGACGTCGAAGCCGCGCTGGCCCGCCTCAAAGGTGGGCAGCGCAAGGATCGCGAAGCCGTGATTGAAGCTGCGCGTCTGGCCGCCCGTCGGGCGGCCCAGCGCTGGTCGGGCAAGAAGCCTCAGGTCAAAGTCGTGCTGACGGAAGGGCTGCTTCCATGA
- a CDS encoding DUF1467 family protein: protein MKWTSIIAIYGLIWVMSAFVMLPFGMRTHEEAGLEKTPGQADSAPANFRPVRHLFLSAIVAVGLCALYYTNYVNGWVEMKDLNVFGRPPGEANEPEIYR, encoded by the coding sequence ATGAAATGGACCTCCATCATCGCCATTTATGGTTTGATCTGGGTGATGAGCGCATTCGTGATGCTGCCGTTCGGCATGCGCACGCACGAAGAAGCGGGGCTGGAAAAAACCCCGGGGCAGGCCGATAGCGCGCCGGCGAACTTCCGCCCGGTGCGCCACCTGTTCCTTTCGGCGATCGTGGCGGTGGGGCTGTGCGCCCTGTACTATACCAACTACGTGAATGGCTGGGTCGAGATGAAAGATCTCAATGTGTTTGGCCGCCCACCCGGCGAAGCAAACGAGCCCGAAATCTACCGCTAG
- a CDS encoding NADH-quinone oxidoreductase subunit M translates to MAGFPILSVMLLVPLAAGVACLFLEAKAARALALAATLVNLALGIVLWANFDIGGPQWQFVEKVPLFAGFSWALGIDGIALMLIMLSVFLMPICIGAGWVSIEKRVGEYLSAFLLMETLMIGVFAAQDLFLFYIMFEAGLIPMYLIIGIWGGKDRIYASYKFFLYTLLGSVLMLIAMLWMVNEAGTTDIPTLMAYDFDPKAQTWLWLAFFASFAVKMPMWPVHTWLPDAHVQAPTAGSVILAGVLLKMGGYGFIRFSLPMFPEASAQFAWLVFVLSMIAVVYTSLVALVQNDMKKLIAYSSVAHMAIVTVGLFAFNVQGLEGAMVVMLSHGLVSGALFLCVGVIYDRLHTREIDRYGGLAINMPRYALFFMLFTMASIGLPGTSGFVGEFLSLAGIYQTSTIVAAVSTTGIILGAAYMLYLYRRVVFGDQKNADAAAMKDLDLREWLMLGPIAAVVLWMGVYPESFIAPMRADIATLDARLARAAPESDSQLKMGAVKPAAAAHGDHATTETAAPEGGAH, encoded by the coding sequence ATGGCCGGTTTCCCGATCCTTTCCGTAATGCTCCTCGTTCCGCTGGCAGCGGGGGTTGCATGTCTGTTCCTTGAAGCGAAAGCGGCGCGCGCGCTGGCCCTTGCGGCCACGCTGGTCAATCTCGCGCTGGGCATTGTGCTCTGGGCGAATTTCGACATTGGCGGGCCGCAGTGGCAGTTCGTCGAGAAAGTGCCGCTGTTCGCGGGCTTCAGCTGGGCTTTGGGTATTGACGGCATCGCTCTGATGCTGATCATGCTGTCGGTCTTCCTGATGCCGATCTGTATCGGCGCAGGCTGGGTTTCCATCGAGAAGCGGGTCGGTGAATACCTGTCCGCGTTCCTGTTGATGGAAACGCTGATGATCGGCGTGTTTGCAGCGCAGGATCTGTTCCTGTTCTACATCATGTTCGAAGCGGGCCTGATCCCCATGTACCTGATCATCGGTATCTGGGGCGGCAAGGATCGCATTTACGCGAGCTACAAGTTCTTCCTCTACACGCTGCTCGGCTCCGTGCTGATGCTGATCGCGATGTTGTGGATGGTGAACGAGGCCGGGACGACCGATATCCCGACGCTGATGGCCTATGATTTCGATCCGAAGGCGCAGACCTGGCTATGGCTTGCCTTCTTCGCGAGCTTTGCGGTGAAAATGCCGATGTGGCCGGTGCACACATGGTTGCCCGATGCCCACGTGCAGGCGCCGACAGCCGGTTCCGTCATTCTGGCGGGCGTTCTTCTGAAAATGGGTGGTTACGGGTTTATCCGGTTCTCGCTGCCCATGTTCCCGGAAGCATCGGCGCAGTTTGCGTGGCTGGTCTTTGTCCTGTCGATGATTGCCGTGGTCTATACCTCGCTGGTCGCGCTCGTGCAGAACGACATGAAGAAGCTCATCGCCTATTCGTCGGTTGCGCATATGGCGATTGTGACCGTGGGCCTGTTCGCTTTCAACGTGCAGGGGCTTGAAGGCGCGATGGTGGTCATGCTCAGCCACGGTCTGGTGTCCGGTGCGCTGTTCCTGTGTGTCGGCGTGATCTATGACCGTTTACACACGCGTGAAATCGATCGTTACGGCGGACTTGCCATCAATATGCCGCGCTACGCGCTGTTCTTCATGCTGTTCACGATGGCGTCGATCGGCCTTCCGGGGACCAGCGGGTTCGTGGGTGAATTCCTCAGCCTTGCGGGTATTTATCAAACGTCGACGATCGTGGCTGCGGTCAGCACCACAGGTATCATTCTGGGTGCCGCCTATATGCTCTATCTCTATCGCCGGGTCGTGTTCGGCGATCAGAAGAATGCCGATGCCGCCGCGATGAAGGATCTCGATCTGCGCGAATGGCTGATGCTGGGTCCGATTGCCGCTGTCGTGCTGTGGATGGGTGTTTATCCGGAAAGCTTCATTGCCCCGATGCGGGCGGATATCGCCACGCTGGACGCACGCCTCGCGCGCGCCGCACCGGAAAGCGATTCCCAATTGAAGATGGGGGCGGTCAAGCCCGCAGCGGCCGCTCATGGCGATCATGCTACCACCGAAACTGCCGCGCCTGAGGGGGGAGCGCACTGA
- a CDS encoding sensor histidine kinase, giving the protein MADVARRAAGILSVRAQEKAITVQAPQEIEVLPAVGEFRRVLQVLLNLIGNAIRYSPDGSVIWLRVEREGAIARVSVIDQGPGLTKEHRSKVFEKFERLGRTGDGGSGLGLYISRRLARAMDGELLVESEPGQGARFILELPVDIDG; this is encoded by the coding sequence TTGGCGGATGTCGCTCGCCGTGCGGCGGGGATACTGAGTGTTCGTGCCCAGGAAAAGGCGATCACTGTGCAGGCGCCGCAGGAAATTGAAGTCCTGCCCGCTGTGGGCGAATTTCGTCGGGTTTTGCAGGTGCTGTTGAATCTCATCGGAAATGCTATCCGCTATAGCCCTGATGGATCGGTCATCTGGTTGCGGGTGGAGCGCGAGGGGGCAATCGCGCGGGTATCCGTGATTGATCAGGGGCCAGGGTTGACCAAAGAACATCGTAGCAAGGTGTTCGAAAAGTTTGAACGCCTTGGCCGAACAGGTGATGGCGGATCGGGCCTCGGTTTGTATATATCGCGTCGACTGGCCCGTGCGATGGACGGTGAATTGTTAGTGGAAAGCGAGCCGGGCCAAGGGGCTCGCTTTATTCTGGAACTTCCCGTCGATATTGACGGCTGA
- the nuoN gene encoding NADH-quinone oxidoreductase subunit NuoN, whose amino-acid sequence MDFAASLNLVAPEIILSVTALVLLLAAAWLGDRSSRVLSYLAIAALAVCAVLVAPAVCGGFTGPDAIAFGGQLKVDAFAAFSKLLIYAAAGAVLIVSPAYFERLGAMRAEYPVLIVLAVVGMSIMVSASDLLALYVGLELNSLAAYVLAAFLRTDGRSAEAGLKYFVLGALASGILLFGMSLTYGFTGTTGFEGIRTAVSGGLSMGALFGLIFVLAGLAFKISAVPFHMWTPDVYEGAPTPVTAFFASAPKVAALALTMRVALDAFGTQAVAWQQIVIFAALASIVFGAFGAIGQSNIKRLLAYSSINNVGFLLIGLAAGTQQGASAMLVYLVIYVAMTVGGFVAVLMMKDADGNPLEAISDLSGLSRTRPVIALCLAAVMFSLAGIPPLFGFWGKFVVFQAAVDAGMVALAAIGIAASVIGAFYYLKIVKIMYFDEPADTVKGTSDWAHWALLIVAALFVSPLGYLLTKCLGSLADKAAAALFFAA is encoded by the coding sequence ATGGATTTTGCAGCTTCCCTTAATCTGGTCGCACCTGAGATTATTCTCAGCGTAACCGCGCTTGTTCTTCTGCTGGCTGCGGCCTGGCTGGGCGACAGGTCGAGCCGGGTGTTGTCCTATCTCGCGATTGCCGCGCTGGCTGTCTGTGCCGTCCTCGTGGCTCCGGCCGTTTGTGGTGGCTTCACCGGGCCTGACGCGATTGCATTTGGCGGCCAATTGAAGGTCGATGCCTTTGCAGCCTTCTCGAAACTGCTGATCTACGCAGCTGCCGGTGCGGTGCTGATCGTATCACCCGCCTATTTCGAACGGCTCGGCGCCATGCGGGCGGAATACCCTGTGCTGATCGTGCTGGCTGTCGTCGGTATGAGCATCATGGTGTCGGCGAGCGATCTGCTGGCGCTTTATGTTGGGCTCGAACTGAACAGTCTCGCGGCCTACGTGCTGGCTGCATTCCTGCGGACCGATGGCCGTTCTGCAGAAGCGGGCCTCAAGTATTTCGTTCTTGGCGCACTCGCTTCGGGTATCCTGTTGTTCGGGATGAGCCTGACCTACGGCTTCACCGGTACCACCGGTTTTGAAGGTATCCGTACCGCCGTTTCCGGTGGGCTTTCGATGGGTGCGCTGTTTGGTCTGATCTTCGTGCTGGCGGGCCTGGCGTTCAAGATCTCGGCTGTGCCGTTCCATATGTGGACGCCGGACGTCTATGAAGGCGCTCCCACGCCGGTCACGGCCTTCTTTGCCAGCGCCCCCAAGGTCGCTGCTCTGGCGCTGACCATGCGGGTCGCTCTGGATGCGTTTGGCACGCAAGCGGTCGCATGGCAGCAGATCGTGATCTTTGCCGCGCTGGCATCGATCGTGTTCGGTGCCTTTGGCGCGATCGGACAGTCCAATATCAAGCGGCTGCTCGCCTATTCGTCGATCAACAACGTCGGCTTCCTGCTGATTGGCCTCGCCGCGGGTACGCAGCAGGGGGCGTCGGCCATGCTGGTCTACCTCGTGATCTATGTTGCGATGACCGTGGGCGGGTTTGTCGCGGTCCTGATGATGAAGGACGCTGATGGTAATCCGCTGGAGGCGATTTCCGATCTGTCCGGCTTGTCGCGGACACGTCCGGTGATCGCATTGTGTCTGGCTGCCGTGATGTTCAGTCTCGCTGGCATTCCGCCGCTGTTTGGGTTCTGGGGCAAGTTTGTCGTGTTCCAGGCAGCGGTTGATGCGGGCATGGTGGCGCTTGCCGCGATCGGTATCGCAGCATCGGTGATCGGCGCGTTTTATTATCTCAAGATCGTCAAGATCATGTATTTTGACGAGCCTGCGGATACGGTGAAGGGCACCAGCGATTGGGCGCATTGGGCTCTGCTGATCGTCGCTGCCCTGTTTGTTTCGCCGCTGGGTTATCTCCTGACCAAATGTCTTGGCTCGCTGGCCGATAAGGCAGCCGCCGCTCTGTTCTTCGCAGCCTGA
- the nuoK gene encoding NADH-quinone oxidoreductase subunit NuoK — protein sequence MIGIEHYVVVSSILFVLGVLGIFLNRKNVIVILMAIELILLAVNINLVAFSAFLGDLVGQVFAMFVLTVAAGEAAIGLAILVIYFRGRGTIAVDDVNRMKG from the coding sequence GTGATTGGCATCGAACACTATGTCGTCGTCAGCTCGATCCTGTTCGTGCTTGGCGTGCTCGGCATTTTTCTCAACCGCAAGAACGTCATCGTCATTCTCATGGCGATTGAACTGATCCTGCTGGCGGTGAACATCAATCTCGTGGCGTTCAGCGCGTTTCTTGGCGACCTTGTGGGGCAGGTTTTCGCGATGTTTGTCCTGACGGTTGCTGCGGGTGAAGCCGCGATCGGTCTCGCCATTCTGGTTATCTACTTCCGTGGCCGCGGCACGATTGCCGTTGACGATGTCAACCGGATGAAGGGGTAA
- the nuoL gene encoding NADH-quinone oxidoreductase subunit L, whose protein sequence is MSSSILIIVFGPLLASIIAGLGNRAIGNVPAKVVTTGALFLSCALSWPIFLSFVGGSAEASVVPVLKWVQSGTLTFDWTLRVDTLTAIMLVVITSVSSLVHLYSWGYMDEDPDQPRFFAYLSLFTFAMLMLVTADNLVQMFFGWEGVGLASYLLIGFWFKKPSACAAAIKAFVVNRVGDLGFMLGIFGTYLVFQTTSIPEILEAAPGMAGSTIGFLGMRLDTMTILCLLLFIGAMGKSAQLGLHTWLPDAMEGPTPVSALIHAATMVTAGVFMVCRLSPMFETSDVAMTVVTIVGAATCFFAATVGTTQWDIKRVIAYSTCSQLGYMFFAAGVGAYGPAMFHLFTHAFFKALLFLGAGSVIHAMHHEQDMRYYGGLRKQIPITFWVMMAGTLAITGVGILGVFGFAGFYSKDAILEAAFASGSEHGQLAFFVGIFAALLTSFYSWRLMFLTFWGKPRWEQSEHIQHAVHDAHGHADHGHDEHAHGHHGASDGTAGYHPHESPWVMLIPLLLLSVGAVFAGYLFAPSFIDSEAFWNGSIFFDEHLIHAIHGVPLWVKLAPAAVMLTGLFLAWNSYIRNPALPAAFVAQFRQLHAFLYNKWYFDELYNFLFVRPAFWLGNLFWKKGDIGIIDRFGPNGAAWAVVQGSRFAQKVQSGYLYSYALVMLLGLVAAISWVMVR, encoded by the coding sequence GTGTCCTCCTCTATCCTGATCATCGTTTTCGGGCCTTTGCTGGCGTCCATAATTGCCGGACTTGGTAATCGGGCGATCGGCAATGTGCCAGCCAAGGTCGTGACAACCGGCGCGCTGTTTCTATCCTGCGCGCTGTCGTGGCCGATCTTTCTGTCGTTCGTTGGCGGTTCCGCCGAAGCGTCGGTGGTTCCGGTTCTCAAATGGGTCCAGTCGGGCACTTTGACGTTCGACTGGACGCTGCGGGTCGATACACTGACCGCGATCATGCTGGTGGTGATCACCAGCGTTTCGTCGCTCGTGCACCTCTACAGCTGGGGCTACATGGATGAGGACCCGGATCAGCCGCGGTTCTTCGCCTATCTCTCGCTCTTCACTTTCGCCATGCTCATGCTGGTGACCGCCGATAACCTCGTGCAGATGTTCTTCGGTTGGGAAGGGGTGGGTCTGGCCTCCTATCTGCTGATCGGCTTCTGGTTCAAGAAGCCGTCTGCCTGTGCCGCTGCAATCAAGGCCTTCGTGGTCAACCGCGTGGGTGACCTCGGCTTCATGCTGGGTATTTTCGGGACCTATCTCGTCTTCCAGACGACTTCGATTCCCGAAATTCTCGAAGCCGCGCCGGGCATGGCCGGGTCGACGATCGGTTTCCTGGGCATGCGCCTGGATACGATGACCATCCTGTGTCTGCTGCTGTTCATCGGCGCGATGGGCAAATCCGCCCAATTGGGTCTGCACACATGGTTGCCGGACGCGATGGAAGGCCCGACACCGGTTTCGGCCCTGATTCACGCTGCCACCATGGTGACTGCGGGCGTGTTCATGGTCTGCCGCCTGTCGCCGATGTTCGAAACCAGCGATGTCGCGATGACAGTCGTGACCATTGTAGGTGCGGCGACGTGTTTCTTCGCAGCCACGGTCGGCACGACACAGTGGGATATCAAGCGGGTTATCGCCTATTCCACCTGTTCGCAGCTCGGCTACATGTTCTTCGCGGCCGGTGTGGGCGCCTATGGCCCCGCCATGTTTCATTTGTTCACGCACGCCTTCTTCAAGGCACTGCTGTTCCTTGGGGCCGGTTCGGTGATCCATGCGATGCATCACGAACAGGACATGCGCTATTACGGCGGCCTGCGTAAGCAGATCCCGATCACCTTCTGGGTCATGATGGCGGGTACGCTTGCCATCACGGGCGTGGGTATTCTCGGCGTGTTCGGCTTTGCCGGGTTCTATTCGAAGGATGCCATTCTCGAGGCCGCCTTTGCGAGCGGATCGGAACATGGCCAGCTTGCCTTCTTCGTCGGCATATTCGCGGCCTTGCTGACCAGCTTCTACAGCTGGCGCCTGATGTTCCTGACATTCTGGGGCAAGCCCCGCTGGGAACAGTCGGAGCATATCCAGCATGCGGTGCATGATGCACACGGGCATGCCGATCATGGTCATGACGAACATGCGCATGGGCATCATGGTGCGAGCGACGGGACGGCGGGTTATCACCCGCATGAAAGCCCCTGGGTCATGCTGATCCCGCTGTTGTTGCTGTCTGTCGGCGCGGTGTTCGCGGGCTATCTGTTCGCCCCCAGCTTTATCGACAGCGAAGCATTCTGGAACGGTTCTATCTTCTTCGATGAGCACCTGATCCACGCGATCCATGGGGTTCCCCTCTGGGTCAAGCTGGCTCCGGCGGCTGTTATGTTGACCGGTCTGTTCCTGGCCTGGAATTCCTACATCCGGAATCCCGCGCTGCCTGCGGCATTCGTTGCCCAGTTCCGCCAGCTTCACGCTTTTCTCTACAACAAGTGGTATTTCGACGAGCTCTACAACTTCCTGTTCGTGCGTCCCGCCTTCTGGCTGGGCAACCTGTTCTGGAAGAAGGGCGACATTGGCATCATCGACCGTTTCGGTCCCAACGGCGCCGCATGGGCGGTGGTTCAGGGCAGCCGGTTCGCGCAGAAGGTGCAGTCGGGTTATCTCTATAGCTATGCGCTGGTTATGCTGCTCGGACTTGTGGCAGCAATCAGCTGGGTGATGGTTCGCTGA
- a CDS encoding citrate synthase yields the protein MADKQATLTVDGKSYDFPVLEGSVGPDVIDIRKLYGQSHMFTYDPGFTSTGSCESSLTYIDGEEGVLLHRGYPIGQLAEHSSFMETAYLLLNGELPNQGELDTFTRTISRHTMLHEQLATFYRGFRRDAHPMAIMCGVVGALSAFYHDSTDIADPEHRKISSHRLIAKMPTIAAMAYKYSVGQPFVYPDNTLSYTGNFLRMTFGVPAEEYEVIPAVEKAMDRIFILHADHEQNASTSTVRLAGSSGANPFACIAAGIACLWGPAHGGANEAALNMLQEIGTPDRIPHFIERAKDKNDPFRLMGFGHRVYKNYDPRATVMQKTVREVFDALKVTDPIFETALRLEELALHDDYFVEKKLFPNVDFYSGIILSAIGFPTTMFTALFALARTVGWVAQWNEMISDPGQKIGRPRQLYTGPTQRDYVPVAKR from the coding sequence TTGGCTGACAAGCAAGCAACCCTGACGGTCGACGGCAAGAGCTATGATTTTCCGGTGCTGGAAGGCAGCGTCGGGCCGGATGTTATCGACATTCGCAAGCTCTATGGCCAGTCTCACATGTTCACTTACGATCCGGGCTTCACATCGACCGGTTCGTGCGAAAGCTCGCTGACCTATATCGACGGTGAAGAAGGCGTTCTGCTCCACCGCGGTTATCCGATCGGGCAACTCGCCGAACATTCCAGCTTCATGGAAACGGCCTATTTGCTGCTGAACGGTGAACTGCCGAACCAGGGCGAACTGGACACGTTCACCCGCACCATTTCGCGCCACACCATGCTGCACGAACAGCTGGCCACGTTCTATCGTGGTTTCCGCCGCGATGCGCACCCGATGGCCATCATGTGCGGCGTGGTCGGCGCCCTTTCGGCGTTCTATCATGACAGCACGGATATTGCTGATCCGGAACACCGCAAGATCAGCTCGCACCGCCTGATCGCCAAGATGCCGACGATTGCGGCAATGGCATACAAGTATTCGGTCGGTCAGCCGTTCGTCTATCCGGACAACACGCTCAGCTACACCGGCAACTTCCTGCGTATGACCTTCGGCGTACCCGCTGAAGAATACGAGGTGATCCCGGCGGTCGAAAAGGCGATGGACCGTATTTTCATCCTCCATGCCGACCACGAGCAGAACGCCTCGACATCGACGGTTCGCCTGGCGGGCTCGTCGGGCGCGAATCCCTTCGCCTGTATCGCAGCCGGCATTGCCTGCCTCTGGGGCCCTGCCCACGGTGGTGCGAACGAAGCCGCGCTCAACATGTTGCAGGAAATCGGCACACCGGATCGCATTCCGCACTTCATCGAACGTGCAAAGGACAAGAACGACCCATTCCGTCTGATGGGCTTCGGTCACCGCGTCTACAAGAACTACGATCCGCGTGCGACAGTGATGCAGAAAACCGTGCGCGAAGTGTTCGATGCCCTGAAGGTTACCGACCCGATCTTCGAAACCGCGCTGCGCCTCGAGGAACTGGCCCTTCACGACGATTACTTCGTCGAAAAGAAGCTGTTCCCGAACGTCGACTTCTACTCGGGCATCATTCTTTCCGCGATCGGTTTCCCGACCACGATGTTCACGGCGCTGTTCGCGCTGGCACGCACTGTGGGCTGGGTTGCCCAGTGGAACGAAATGATTTCCGATCCCGGCCAGAAGATCGGTCGCCCGCGTCAGCTCTACACCGGCCCGACGCAGCGCGATTACGTGCCAGTCGCCAAGCGCTGA
- a CDS encoding type III pantothenate kinase, translating into MLLVIDAGNTNVVFALFEGQELRTRWRIATDPRRTADEYAVWLVQLMAIQGIERSAVEEIIISTVVPRALHNLDVLSQNYFGIVPLVAGEGNADWGIDIDVDQPRSLGADRAVNAIAGHAKYPGDLIVVDFGTATTFDVVDFNGAYKGGIIAPGINLSLDALVGNTAKLPRIAIESPRSTSVIGRNTEDQMLIGVFWGYVAMMEGLIARLRAEIGRPAKVIATGGLAILFDQHTDIFDAVDAELTLEGLAIMAERARAR; encoded by the coding sequence ATGCTTCTCGTTATAGATGCCGGCAATACGAACGTGGTCTTCGCCCTGTTCGAAGGGCAAGAACTCAGGACGCGCTGGCGGATCGCGACCGATCCACGTCGGACCGCAGATGAATATGCCGTGTGGCTGGTGCAGCTCATGGCAATCCAGGGCATTGAACGGTCGGCAGTAGAGGAGATCATCATCTCCACAGTCGTTCCGCGCGCGTTGCATAACCTCGATGTTCTGTCGCAGAACTATTTCGGGATTGTCCCGCTCGTCGCCGGGGAAGGGAACGCGGACTGGGGCATCGATATCGATGTCGATCAGCCGCGTTCGCTGGGGGCGGATCGCGCTGTGAACGCGATTGCGGGCCATGCGAAGTATCCCGGTGATCTAATCGTTGTTGATTTCGGCACGGCAACCACGTTCGATGTCGTCGACTTCAATGGGGCGTACAAGGGCGGAATTATCGCACCGGGGATCAATCTTTCGCTCGATGCGTTGGTGGGTAACACTGCAAAATTGCCGCGCATTGCGATTGAATCTCCACGTTCCACCAGTGTCATTGGCCGGAACACCGAAGATCAGATGCTGATCGGCGTGTTCTGGGGTTATGTGGCGATGATGGAAGGTTTGATAGCGCGTTTGCGTGCGGAAATTGGCCGACCGGCCAAGGTCATTGCGACCGGCGGTCTGGCGATCCTGTTCGACCAGCATACGGACATCTTCGATGCGGTCGATGCAGAACTCACATTGGAAGGTCTTGCAATCATGGCTGAAAGGGCACGTGCCCGGTGA
- a CDS encoding biotin--[acetyl-CoA-carboxylase] ligase, whose translation MGAQIEFQVETGSTNADLVARLGSGERIAEGYWLVADRQLAGRGRQGREWFDGHGNFMGSTLVRPGPGDPLAPSLALVAGLAVWEAVSHYVIDPSRLQLKWPNDLMWDGAKLAGILLEGASDSVIVGIGVNLAAAPQLPDRRTVALSDLGPPPDRDAFAGNLATGFAAECERWRLYGLEPMLARWQSVAHPVGTALTVHEPGAQPVSGAFAGLDAVGALRLRLEDGSIRTVHAGDVFT comes from the coding sequence TTGGGCGCGCAAATCGAGTTTCAGGTCGAAACCGGTTCGACCAATGCCGATCTCGTAGCGCGTCTGGGTTCCGGAGAACGGATTGCAGAAGGGTACTGGCTGGTTGCGGATCGCCAATTGGCGGGCCGTGGCCGGCAAGGCCGGGAATGGTTCGATGGCCACGGCAACTTTATGGGCTCTACCCTCGTCCGGCCCGGGCCGGGTGATCCTTTGGCACCCAGCCTTGCCTTGGTTGCAGGTTTGGCAGTGTGGGAAGCAGTATCCCATTACGTGATCGATCCGTCCCGTTTGCAGCTGAAATGGCCAAACGATTTGATGTGGGATGGGGCCAAACTGGCCGGGATTTTGCTCGAAGGGGCCAGCGATAGCGTGATTGTCGGTATCGGTGTCAATCTTGCCGCCGCACCGCAATTGCCTGATCGGCGCACCGTGGCCTTGTCCGATCTTGGGCCGCCGCCTGACAGGGATGCCTTCGCGGGGAATTTGGCAACAGGTTTTGCCGCAGAATGCGAGCGATGGCGCCTTTATGGGCTTGAACCCATGCTCGCACGTTGGCAATCCGTTGCACATCCTGTCGGCACGGCGCTGACGGTACACGAACCGGGGGCACAGCCGGTGTCGGGTGCTTTTGCTGGTCTTGACGCTGTGGGCGCTTTACGCCTGCGCCTCGAAGACGGTTCGATCCGGACTGTTCACGCCGGTGACGTTTTCACCTGA